One region of Scomber scombrus chromosome 10, fScoSco1.1, whole genome shotgun sequence genomic DNA includes:
- the LOC133987763 gene encoding uncharacterized protein LOC133987763 produces MRYYKISTGSRVDVTITQLRKADSGHYWCGLDNYWGGPYQKIKITVTDAPPPSKPKLTGRPAPPPPPTTTTTTKTTTQSFRRSSASSSSSTKTTNQSEQKQTEPTTDGGSGVPLYVGLTLFFFMLLFSVAVLILCKKRASKPKEHPEETVYANVTETSREEIRESDGQSRSAPVENSADYSVITAAASRPLSKPEDDSIELVYTQVDFSNRAASSLSSAPSGQADNVIYSAPQRRTDAKVDSQPLYSTVTPRQKL; encoded by the exons ATGAGATATTATAAGATAAGTACAGGAAGTCGTGTGGATGTGACCATCACACAGCTGAGAAAAGCTGACTCTGGACATTATTGGTGTGGTTTGGACAATTACTGGGGGGGTCCATACCAGAAGATTAAGATCACCGTCACAGATG CTCCGCCCCCTTCAAAACCAAAGTTGACTGGCAGAcctgcaccaccaccaccaccaacaacaacaacaacaacaaaaacaacgaCACAGAGTTTCAGAAGAAGCTCcgcatcttcatcatcctctacTAAAACTACCAACCAGTCTGAACAGAAGCAAACTGAGCCAACAACAGATGGAGGTTCAG GTGTGCCGCTGTACGTGGGTCTGACTCTGTTCTTCTTCATGCTCCTGTTCTCCGTGGCTGTGCTGATACTCTGCAAGAAAAGAGCCTCTAAACCCAAAG aacaTCCTGAGGAAACAGTGTATGCTAATGTCACAGAG ACCAGCCGAGAGGAGATCAGAGAGAGCGACGGACAGAGCAGATCTGCTCCTGTGGAAAACTCAGCTGACTACAGCGTCATCACTGCTGCAGCATCCCGTCCTCTGAGTAAA ccTGAAGACGACTCGATTGAACTCGTCTACACTCAGGTAGATTTTTCCAACAGAGCAGCCTCCTCACTCAGCAGCGCCCCCTCTGGTCAGGCCGATAACGTTATCTACTCTGCGCCTCAGAGACGTACTGATGCCAAAGTAGATTCACAGCCTCTGTACTCAACTGTTACTCCACGGCAGAAGCTTTAA